The following are from one region of the Juglans regia cultivar Chandler chromosome 10, Walnut 2.0, whole genome shotgun sequence genome:
- the LOC108979351 gene encoding auxin-binding protein ABP20-like, protein MISPVIFIFSLILSSSHALQDFCVGDLTAPESPVGYACKNPAIVKADDFVFTGLGVRANTSNSNKAGVIPAFAPQFPGINGLGISLARADFEVGGAVPLHSHPGGSEVVLVAEGTIFAGFISSTSNKVYTKTLKKGDIMVFPQGLLHFQVNTGPSPATVFVSFSSATPGVQLLPLALFQNDLPTAVIAATTSLDTAEIKKLKAILGGTG, encoded by the coding sequence ATGATATCTCcagttattttcatattttccctCATTCTCTCGTCCTCCCATGCTTTGCAAGACTTCTGTGTAGGTGACCTCACAGCTCCTGAAAGCCCTGTAGGCTACGCTTGCAAGAATCCTGCAATTGTGAAGGCGGATGATTTTGTTTTCACTGGCCTAGGCGTTCGGGCCAACACCTCTAATAGTAACAAAGCTGGGGTGATCCCGGCCTTTGCCCCACAGTTTCCTGGTATAAACGGCCTTGGAATTTCTTTAGCTCGTGCGGACTTTGAGGTTGGAGGAGCTGTCCCATTACACTCACATCCTGGAGGTTCAGAAGTCGTACTTGTTGCGGAAGGAACGATATTTGCAGGGTTCATTTCCTCAACAAGTAATAAAGTTTATACAAAGACTCTGAAGAAGGGGGATATTATGGTTTTCCCTCAAGGATTACTGCACTTCCAAGTGAATACCGGACCTTCTCCAGCTACTGTATTTGTTAGCTTTAGCAGTGCGACCCCAGGTGTCCAGCTTCTGCCCCTCGCTCTGTTTCAAAATGACTTACCCACTGCCGTGATAGCGGCAACTACCTCCCTTGATACTGCTGAGATTAAGAAGCTTAAAGCAATTCTTGGTGGCACTGGTTAA
- the LOC108980165 gene encoding auxin-binding protein ABP20-like, translating into MISPVIFIFSLLLSSSQAAVQDFCVADFEFPESPAGYACKKPAAVTVNDFVFSGLGIPGNTSNLIKAGVITAFASDFPGVNGLGISMARADIAVGGVIPFHTHPGASEVLLVVEGTVFAGLVSSTNEVYTQTLQKGDIMVFPQGLLHFSLNAGNSTAVEFVSFSSATPGLQFVPFALFGNDLPTDIIAATTFLDEAEIMKLKAILGGTG; encoded by the coding sequence ATGATATCTCCAGTTATCTTCATCTTTTCTCTCCTCCTTTCCAGCTCCCAGGCTGCTGTGCAAGACTTCTGTGTAGCTGACTTCGAATTTCCTGAAAGCCCTGCAGGCTACGCATGCAAGAAGCCTGCAGCTGTCACGGTGaatgattttgttttctctGGCCTAGGCATTCCAGGCAACACCTCCAATCTAATCAAAGCTGGGGTGATCACTGCATTTGCCTCGGACTTTCCTGGTGTAAACGGCCTAGGAATTTCTATGGCTCGTGCGGACATTGCGGTTGGGGGAGTTATCCCATTTCACACACATCCTGGTGCTTCAGAAGTCCTACTTGTTGTGGAAGGAACAGTATTTGCAGGGTTAGTTTCCTCAACTAATGAAGTTTACACACAGACTCTTCAAAAGGGTGATATTATGGTTTTCCCTCAAGGATTACTGCACTTCTCACTGAATGCTGGAAATTCTACGGCTGTTGAATTTGTTAGCTTCAGCAGTGCAACCCCAGGTCTCCAGTTTGTGCCCTTCGCTTTGTTTGGAAACGACTTACCCACTGACATCATAGCGGCAACTACATTCCTTGACGAAGCTGAGATTATGAAGCTTAAAGCCATTCTTGGTGGCACTGGCTAA